One Periophthalmus magnuspinnatus isolate fPerMag1 chromosome 8, fPerMag1.2.pri, whole genome shotgun sequence genomic window carries:
- the ndufab1b gene encoding NADH:ubiquinone oxidoreductase subunit AB1b, with protein MAARVLMQCVRSVARPSLRLCSVNLTVRTAAVSNTVSHRSLCFSGDSRRTRWLEQSRIPPLSVSCRLYGDLPPLTFDTIRDRVLYVLKLYDKINPEKLQASSHFMKDLGLDSLDQVEIIMAMEDEFGFEIPDAEAEKLMTPEEIVQYIADKKDVYE; from the exons ATGGCGGCTCGTGTCCTGATGCAGTGTGTCCGCTCTGTCGCGCGGCCCTCGCTGAGGCTGTGTTCGGTTAATTTGACGGTCAGAACCGCTGCTGTTTCAAACACAGTGTCTCACCGGAGCCTGTGTTTCTCCGGGGACAGCCGCAGGACGCGGTGGCTCGAGCAGAGCCGG ATCCCCCCACTGAGTGTGTCCTGTAGACTGTATGGAGACCTGCCCCCTCTGACCTTTGACACCATCAGAGACCGGGTTTTGTATGTTCTCAAACTCTATGACAAGATCAACCCAGAGAAG CTGCAGGCATCTTCCCATTTTATGAAAGACCTGGGCCTGGACAGCCTGGATCAGGTTGAGATCATCATGGCCATGGAAGATGAGTTTG ggttTGAGATTCCAGATGCAGAAGCAGAGAAGTTGATGACTCCTGAAGAAATTGTACAATATATTGCAGACAAAAAGGACGTTTATGaataa